A genomic region of Thunnus maccoyii chromosome 13, fThuMac1.1, whole genome shotgun sequence contains the following coding sequences:
- the slco2b1 gene encoding solute carrier organic anion transporter family member 2B1, with product MGANDLNMNSDPAGSRPPAQRWRPFNSIKFFVFCHSLLQLAQLLVSGYMKSSISTIERRYGLSSQKSGLLASFNEVGNTVLIVFVSFLGSRVHRPRFIGGGALLACLASLLMVLPHFLGGLYEYTDRITSTSDNSSGLCQSESTVTTSSSNQSCSKQESPTQHGVYPLLLMGQLLLGIGAVPIQPFGISYIDDYASKKNSPLYLGILLAVTSIGPALGFLTGSFMLRYYVDFDKLPKDQIKLDQMDLRWVGAWWLGFLVASCLLFLTALPYLFFPRNMPKEDGTDNVESKPDSKQQTNPPQEVSLLQFLKSFPRIALRTLRSPIYLLVVLAQVNLAALLAGLATFMAKFLEKQFSQSVPFSTMMIGGVVIPCAVLGTVLGGALMRRLNLSVSGASRLCTFAILLCTLSALPLLLIGCPTQKVDGVFPPSIDGPCSVGCRCPPEAFNPVCGSDRVEFRSPCHAGCIGMTTDTNNKVINYTQCRCVKDTGFASPGTCGSNCSHFFLPFMVLLGVTSFVASFSQTPSYIMILRTVSAEDKSFAVGVQYMLFRVLAFMPGPVLYGSVIDSTCILWGRKCGRQTSCLYYNLDRFRQRFLGLQVVFICGGLLCFLLTVMVLRKRPEHEDQRDAGSKGGYELVDGQKTQGENASSKEKELNGIKT from the exons ATGGGGGCCAACGATCTCAACATGAACTCTGACCCGGCGGGGTCACGACCTCCCGCCCAGCGCTGGAGACCCTTCAACAGCATCAag TTTTTTGTGTTCTGCCACAGTTTGCTGCAGCTGGCGCAGCTGTTGGTGTCGGGCTACATGAAGAGCTCCATCTCCACCATCGAGAGACGCTACGGCCTCTCCAGCCAGAAGTCGGGCCTCCTGGCCTCCTTCAATGAG gtgGGAAACACGGTCCTCATCGTCTTTGTGAGTTTTCTCGGTAGTCGTGTCCACCGTCCGCGGTTCATCGGAGGCGGCGCTCTGCTGGCCTGTCTGGCCTCACTGCTGATGGTGCTGCCACACTTCCTGGGCGGACTGTACGAGTACACCGACCGCATCACTT CCACCAGTGATAACAGCTCCGGCCTCTGCCAATCAGAGAGCACTGTCACCACGTCGTCCTCCAATCAGAGCTGCAGCAAGCAGGAGAGCCCCACCCAGCATGGCGTCtaccctctgctgctgatgggTCAGCTGCTGCTGGGTATCGGAGCCGTCCCCATCCAGCCCTTCGGCATCTCCTACATCGACGACTACGCCAGCAAGAAGAACTCGCCGCTCTACCTCG GCATCCTCCTCGCCGTGACCTCCATCGGCCCGGCCCTCGGCTTCCTCACAGGCTCCTTCATGCTGCGCTACTACGTCGACTTTGACAAGTTACCCAAAG ACCAGATCAAGTTGGATCAGATGGACCTGCGCTGGGTGGGAGCCTGGTGGCTCGGCTTCCTGGTGGCGTCCTGCTTGCTCTTCCTCACTGCGCTGCCTTACCTCTTCTTCCCCAGAAACATGCCCAAAGAG GATGGCACAGACAATGTGGAGTCCAAACCTGACAGTAAGCAGCAGACAAACCCGCCGCAGGAAGTCTCCCTGCTTCAGTTCCTCAAAA GTTTTCCTCGTATCGCTCTGCGGACGCTGCGGAGCCCCATCTACCTGCTCGTGGTTCTGGCACAGGTCAACCTGGCGGCGCTGCTGGCTGGCCTCGCCACCTTTATGGCCAAATTCCTCGAGAAGCAGTTCAGCCAAAGTGTCCCCTTTTCCACCATGATGATAG gaGGAGTTGTCATCCCGTGTGCGGTGCTGGGCACCGTCCTGGGTGGAGCTCTGATGCGGAGGTTGAATCTTTCGGTCAGCGGCGCCAGCAGGTTGTGCACCTTTGCCATCCTGCTCTGCACTTTGTCCGCCCTGCCGCTGCTGCTCATTGGCTGCCCCACCCAGAAGGTTGACGGGGTCTTTCCTCCCAG CATTGATGGGCCGTGCAGCGTTGGCTGTCGGTGTCCACCGGAGGCCTTTAACCCGGTCTGCGGATCAGACAGGGTGGAGTTCAGGTCTCCTTGCCACGCTGGATGTATCGGCATGACAACAGACACCAACAACAAAGTCATC AACTACACTCAGTGCCGTTGTGTTAAAGATACTGGCTTCGCCTCTCCGGGGACCTGCGGCAGCAACTGCTCCCACTTCTTCCTCCCCTTCATGGTCCTGTTGGGTGTCACCAGCTTCGTCGCCTCCTTCTCCCAGACCCCATCATACATAATGATACTCAG gacGGTGTCAGCGGAGGACAAGTCTTTTGCGGTGGGAGTTCAGTACATGTTGTTCAGAGTGCTCG CGTTCATGCCCGGCCCCGTGTTGTACGGCAGCGTCATCGACTCCACCTGCATACTGTGGGGCAGGAAGTGCGGCAGGCAGACCTCCTGCCTCTACTACAACCTGGACCGCTTCAGACAGAG gtttcTGGGTCTGCAGGTGGTCTTCATTTGCGGGGGTCTGCTCTGCTTCCTGTTGACGGTCATGGTCCTGCGCAAGAGGCCGGAACATGAGGACCAAAGAGACGCGGGAAGCAAAGGAGGGTACGAGCTGGTGGACGGGCAGAAAACACAGGGAGAGAACGCTTCGTCTAAGGAAAAAGAACTGAATGGCATCAAGACCTGA